In a single window of the Tautonia rosea genome:
- a CDS encoding DUF1501 domain-containing protein yields MLRLTSRARRLCQGPTRRDLLRIGAGSLVGLTLPELIRAADPSKAKAKSLIVFFLEGGPAHQDLWDMKPEAPENVRGEFQPIDTTLPGLQVCEHLPMTSRVAHHLTLVRSVHHSIVDHNAGAYFALTGKPPIAGGSLIVGPRPENFPPFGAVLAKLRPTGRPLPDFVHVPDWMSNLGQFLPGQDAGFLGAECQPFVSGDPSLPGYQVPGLTLPVEVPLDRLDARRSLLDAVDRSIDHAWPVVEGMDTHYRKAYELVSSRAARRAFDLSEEPESVRERYGLDPDNPREKEARQFGGLPHLGQCALLARRLIESGVRTVTLCTGARYDQTWDTHRQHFPLLKRSILPMFDRAFSALIEDLHDRRLLDETLVVAMGEFGRTPRVGQITSDAGADANGRDHWPHCYTALFAGGGLPAGAIFGASDQFAAYPALDPVTPQDITATIYELMGIPHETILHDPLGRPHLLTDGRPIRALIG; encoded by the coding sequence ATGCTTCGGCTCACCTCACGAGCCCGCCGCCTGTGCCAGGGACCGACCCGACGTGATCTGCTTCGCATCGGGGCGGGGTCGCTCGTGGGCCTGACGTTGCCGGAGTTGATCCGAGCGGCCGATCCGAGCAAGGCGAAGGCGAAATCGCTGATCGTTTTTTTCCTCGAAGGCGGTCCGGCGCATCAGGACCTCTGGGATATGAAGCCCGAGGCGCCGGAGAACGTAAGAGGTGAGTTCCAGCCGATCGACACCACGTTGCCGGGGTTGCAGGTCTGCGAGCACCTGCCGATGACGAGCAGGGTTGCTCATCATTTGACCCTTGTCCGGTCGGTCCATCACTCGATCGTCGACCACAACGCCGGGGCCTATTTTGCCTTGACGGGGAAGCCGCCGATCGCGGGAGGGAGCTTGATCGTCGGGCCTCGGCCCGAGAATTTCCCTCCCTTTGGCGCGGTTCTAGCGAAGCTTCGACCCACGGGGCGCCCCCTGCCCGACTTCGTGCATGTGCCCGACTGGATGAGCAACCTCGGCCAGTTCCTCCCTGGTCAGGATGCGGGGTTTCTGGGGGCGGAGTGCCAGCCGTTTGTCTCGGGAGACCCGAGCCTGCCGGGCTATCAGGTGCCGGGCTTGACCTTGCCGGTCGAGGTGCCGCTCGACCGGTTGGATGCCCGGCGGTCGTTGCTCGATGCGGTCGATCGCTCGATCGACCATGCCTGGCCGGTGGTTGAAGGCATGGACACGCATTACCGCAAGGCGTATGAGCTTGTTTCGAGCCGAGCGGCGCGCCGAGCGTTTGATCTGTCGGAGGAACCGGAATCGGTGCGTGAGCGCTACGGCCTCGACCCCGACAATCCTCGCGAAAAGGAGGCGAGGCAGTTCGGCGGCCTGCCACACCTGGGCCAGTGTGCCCTGCTCGCCCGGCGATTGATCGAGTCGGGGGTGCGGACCGTGACCCTCTGCACCGGGGCGCGGTACGATCAGACGTGGGACACGCACCGGCAACACTTCCCGCTCTTGAAGCGGTCGATCTTGCCGATGTTCGATCGGGCCTTCTCGGCCTTGATTGAAGACTTGCACGATCGGCGATTGCTCGACGAGACGCTGGTTGTCGCCATGGGAGAGTTCGGCCGGACCCCTCGCGTGGGGCAGATCACCTCCGATGCCGGGGCCGACGCCAACGGCCGCGACCACTGGCCGCACTGCTACACCGCCCTGTTCGCCGGCGGTGGCCTGCCCGCCGGGGCCATTTTCGGCGCGAGCGACCAGTTCGCCGCCTATCCCGCCCTCGATCCCGTCACGCCGCAGGACATCACCGCCACGATTTATGAATTGATGGGCATCCCCCACGAGACGATCCTGCACGACCCGCTCGGCCGGCCTCACCTCTTGACCGACGGAAGGCCGATCCGCGCTCTGATTGGATGA
- a CDS encoding DUF4058 family protein, giving the protein MPIHDWTRVNAGLFHHFHHQWIASLANALNAGLLPGGYSALAEQRAIGLVPDVLTLQHGGSRQAPGGLAVAERPPRAWAIRQAEEDVYAAKANRIAIHHPLGEVVAVIEIVSPGNKGSRAALRSFTEKAVELVRGGIHLLVVDLFPPSDRDPLGIHPAIWDAFLEEPFEPPPGKTLTVVSYASGDTKVAYVEPVGVGDLLPEMPLFLTPGTYIPAPLEATYQATWDHCPAPLREAVTGNRRNQ; this is encoded by the coding sequence ATGCCGATTCACGACTGGACGCGAGTCAATGCCGGGCTGTTCCACCACTTCCATCACCAGTGGATTGCCTCGCTTGCTAACGCTTTGAACGCCGGGCTGTTGCCTGGGGGTTACTCCGCCCTGGCGGAGCAGCGGGCGATTGGGCTGGTGCCGGACGTGCTCACGCTCCAGCACGGCGGTTCTCGCCAGGCCCCTGGGGGCCTGGCCGTGGCGGAGCGGCCGCCGAGGGCGTGGGCGATCCGTCAGGCGGAAGAAGACGTCTATGCAGCAAAGGCCAACCGGATCGCGATCCACCACCCGCTGGGTGAGGTCGTGGCCGTCATCGAGATCGTCTCACCGGGCAACAAGGGAAGCCGGGCGGCCCTACGGTCGTTCACAGAAAAGGCGGTAGAGCTGGTGCGGGGGGGGATCCACCTGCTCGTCGTCGACCTGTTCCCGCCGAGCGACCGCGACCCGCTCGGCATCCACCCGGCGATCTGGGACGCCTTCCTTGAGGAGCCATTCGAACCGCCGCCGGGGAAGACCCTGACGGTCGTCTCCTACGCATCGGGAGACACGAAGGTCGCCTACGTCGAGCCGGTCGGCGTGGGCGACCTGTTGCCGGAGATGCCCCTGTTCCTCACCCCCGGCACCTACATCCCTGCTCCGCTCGAAGCGACGTATCAAGCCACCTGGGACCACTGCCCCGCCCCACTGCGTGAGGCCGTGACCGGCAACCGACGCAATCAGTAG
- a CDS encoding redoxin domain-containing protein, translating to MSLRMVLAAFSTALILSIAPTTAPAQPAAPLALGEAAPEFRLPSVDGKTYTLDDFDDADILVVYFTCNHCPTAQAYEDRVARFVETYKDKGVALVAISPNDPKAVRLDELGYTDLGDSFEDMKIRAKDHNFNYPYLYDGDTQEVSRAFGVLATPHVYIFDRDRRLRYQGRFDDAEVKEVTSHDTINAVEALLAGEEVPVPMTRVFGCSTKWADKREDARKSLERWNAEPVSLETIDLDGVAALAKNDSDDLLLVNLWATWCGPCVAELPAFVEMNRMYRGRDFKLITISLDDLDAQSKALEVLTQQHVSATNYLLDADNRDAFAEALDPQWPGPVPYTLLIAPGGKVLYRHTGEIDPLEVKRAIVNVLGRTY from the coding sequence ATGTCCTTGCGAATGGTGCTGGCCGCGTTCTCGACGGCCCTGATCCTCTCGATCGCTCCCACAACAGCCCCGGCCCAGCCCGCGGCACCCCTGGCACTCGGCGAGGCCGCTCCCGAGTTCCGCCTCCCCAGCGTGGACGGGAAAACCTACACCCTCGACGACTTCGATGATGCCGACATCCTGGTCGTCTACTTCACCTGCAACCACTGCCCCACCGCCCAGGCGTACGAAGACCGCGTCGCACGATTCGTCGAGACCTACAAGGACAAAGGGGTGGCCCTCGTCGCCATCTCGCCGAACGACCCGAAGGCCGTTCGACTCGATGAGCTGGGCTATACCGATCTGGGCGACTCGTTTGAGGACATGAAAATCCGGGCCAAAGATCACAATTTCAATTATCCTTACCTCTACGACGGCGACACGCAGGAAGTCTCCCGCGCCTTCGGCGTGCTGGCCACTCCCCATGTCTATATCTTCGACCGCGACCGCAGGCTCCGCTATCAAGGCCGCTTCGACGACGCCGAGGTGAAGGAAGTGACCTCGCACGACACGATCAACGCCGTCGAGGCGCTGCTCGCCGGCGAGGAAGTGCCCGTCCCCATGACCCGCGTCTTCGGCTGCTCGACCAAGTGGGCCGACAAGCGCGAGGACGCCCGCAAGTCGCTCGAACGCTGGAACGCCGAGCCGGTTTCCCTCGAAACCATCGACCTCGACGGTGTGGCCGCACTGGCGAAGAACGACTCCGATGACCTGTTGCTCGTCAACCTCTGGGCCACCTGGTGCGGCCCTTGCGTGGCTGAGCTACCGGCGTTCGTCGAGATGAATCGCATGTACCGGGGCCGCGACTTCAAGCTCATCACCATCAGCCTCGACGACCTCGATGCCCAATCCAAAGCGCTCGAAGTCTTGACCCAGCAACACGTCTCCGCCACCAACTATTTGCTCGACGCCGACAACCGCGACGCCTTCGCCGAGGCCCTCGACCCCCAGTGGCCCGGCCCCGTACCCTACACCCTGCTCATCGCCCCCGGCGGCAAGGTGCTTTACCGCCACACGGGCGAGATTGACCCGCTGGAGGTCAAGCGGGCCATCGTCAATGTCCTGGGCCGCACCTACTGA
- a CDS encoding Gfo/Idh/MocA family protein, which produces MPWIVPASALGRQEGRKAASERITCGVIGFGPRCTYVMKAMLPMADPHFVAICDVQKSRREAGKALVDDQYGNTDCQITREHNDLFERDDIDALVIATGDRWHGPASILAAKAGKDVYCEKPCALTIEIAQKLDDTFRETGRVFQAGTQRRSVANFQAAVALAQSGKLGKLKELHASVYTPTLDNTWLPGEPTPPIDVVDWDRWLGPAPWRPYNEKYVQGRWRGQWDFDSGARLLDWAAHTLDLCQQAKGADDTMPVSYEPGEKSIIARYADGVPIILDFLETPFGEREGWITELGTCPVRFVGEDGWVETGDNGGIVVEPESLRAELPDVSAAPQVGLDVGAHAQDFFDAVRSRCTTNANSRIMRHSHIACHAAALSWVLGRTLTLDPKREEFLNDAEANSLRSRPERQPYVI; this is translated from the coding sequence ATGCCCTGGATCGTGCCGGCCTCGGCCCTCGGCCGACAGGAGGGCAGGAAGGCCGCCTCTGAGCGGATCACCTGTGGTGTGATCGGCTTCGGCCCGCGCTGCACGTACGTGATGAAAGCCATGCTGCCGATGGCCGATCCGCACTTCGTCGCCATCTGCGACGTCCAGAAATCCCGGCGCGAGGCCGGGAAGGCCCTCGTGGATGACCAGTACGGTAATACCGATTGTCAAATTACACGAGAACATAATGATCTGTTCGAACGCGATGACATCGACGCTCTGGTCATCGCCACCGGCGACCGCTGGCACGGCCCGGCCTCGATCCTGGCCGCGAAGGCGGGTAAGGACGTTTACTGCGAAAAACCCTGTGCCCTGACCATCGAGATCGCGCAAAAGCTCGACGACACCTTCCGCGAAACCGGACGCGTCTTCCAGGCCGGCACCCAGCGCCGGAGCGTCGCCAACTTCCAGGCCGCCGTTGCCCTGGCCCAGAGCGGCAAGCTCGGCAAGCTCAAGGAACTGCATGCGTCGGTCTACACCCCGACGCTCGACAACACCTGGCTCCCTGGCGAGCCCACCCCGCCCATCGACGTGGTCGACTGGGACCGCTGGCTCGGCCCCGCTCCCTGGCGCCCTTACAACGAAAAATATGTGCAAGGACGCTGGCGAGGCCAGTGGGATTTCGACTCCGGCGCCCGCTTGCTCGACTGGGCCGCCCACACGCTCGACCTCTGCCAGCAGGCCAAGGGGGCGGATGACACGATGCCCGTCTCGTACGAGCCGGGTGAGAAATCCATCATCGCCCGCTACGCCGACGGTGTCCCCATCATCCTCGACTTCCTCGAAACCCCCTTCGGCGAGCGCGAGGGTTGGATCACTGAGCTGGGCACCTGTCCCGTACGATTCGTCGGCGAGGACGGCTGGGTCGAAACCGGAGACAACGGCGGCATTGTCGTCGAGCCCGAATCCCTCCGCGCCGAGCTACCCGACGTCTCCGCCGCCCCCCAGGTCGGGCTCGATGTCGGCGCCCACGCGCAAGACTTCTTTGACGCCGTCCGATCCCGCTGCACCACCAATGCCAACTCCCGGATTATGCGTCATTCGCACATCGCCTGCCACGCCGCCGCCCTCTCGTGGGTCCTTGGCCGCACCCTCACGCTCGATCCGAAGCGCGAGGAATTCCTCAACGACGCCGAGGCCAATAGCCTCCGCTCCCGTCCCGAACGGCAGCCGTATGTGATCTGA